One window of the Marmota flaviventris isolate mMarFla1 chromosome 2, mMarFla1.hap1, whole genome shotgun sequence genome contains the following:
- the Trmt61a gene encoding tRNA (adenine(58)-N(1))-methyltransferase catalytic subunit TRMT61A — protein sequence MSFVAYEELIKEGDTAILSLGHGSMVAVRVQRGAQTQTRHGVLRHSVDLIGRPFGSKVICSRGGWVYVLHPTPELWTLNLPHRTQILYSTDIALLTMMLELRPGSVVCESGTGSGSVSHAIIRSIAPTGHLHTVEFHQQRADKAREEFQEHRVGHWVTVRTQDVCRSGFGVSHVADAVFLDIPSPWEAVGHAWDALKVEGGRFCSFSPCIEQVQRTCQALAARGFTELSTLEVLPQVYNVRTVSLPLPDLGANDPQASTGTPANPDASPFRSGTPMKEAVGHTGYLTFATKTPG from the exons ATGAGCTTCGTGGCCTATGAAGAGCTGATCAAAGAGGGTGACACAGCCATCCTGTCACTGGGTCATGGCTCAATGGTGGCAGTGCGTGTGCAGCGTGGGGCACAGACCCAGACCCGGCACGGTGTCTTGCGGCATTCAGTCGACCTCATTGGCCGTCCCTTTGGCTCCAAGGTGATCTGCAGCCGAGGTGGCTGGGTGTATGTGCTTCACCCCACACCTGAGCTCTGGACGCTGAACTTACCACATCGCACACAAATCCTCTACTCCACTGACATCGCCCTGCTCACTATGATGCTGGAGCTGCGGCCTGGCTCTGTGGTCTGCGAGTCTG GCACTGGTAGTGGTTCTGTGTCCCATGCCATCATCCGCAGCATTGCCCCCACAGGCCACCTGCACACAGTGGAGTTTCACCAGCAGCGGGCAGACAAAGCCAGGGAGGAGTTCCAGGAGCATCGAGTGGGCCACTGGGTGACAGTGCGCACCCAGGATGTGTGCCGCAGTGGCTTTGGTGTGAGCCACGTGGCTGATGCTGTCTTCTTGGACATCCCATCACCCTGGGAGGCTGTGGGCCATGCCTGGGATGCCCTCAAGGTTGAAG GTGGGCGTTTCTGCTCCTTCTCACCATGCATTGAGCAGGTGCAGCGCACATGCCAGGCGCTGGCAGCCCGCGGCTTCACGGAGCTGAGCACCCTGGAGGTGCTGCCACAGGTCTACAATGTGCGCACTGTCAGCCTGCCCCTGCCTGACCTAGGAGCCAACGACCCACAGGCCAGCACAGGCACTCCTGCCAACCCTGACGCCAGCCCCTTCCGCAGCGGCACACCCATGAAGGAGGCTGTCGGCCACACAGGCTACCTGACTTTCGCCACCAAGACCCCAGGCTAA
- the Ckb gene encoding creatine kinase B-type has translation MPFSNGHNALKLRFPAEDEFPDLSVHNNHMAKVLTPELYAELRAKSTPSGFTLDDVIQTGVDNPGHPYIMTVGCVAGDEESYEVFKALFDPIIEDRHGGYQPSDEHKTDLNPDNLQGGDDLDPNYVLSSRVRTGRSIRGFCLPPHCSRGERRAIEKLAVEALSSLDGDLAGRYYALKSMTEAEQQQLIDDHFLFDKPVSPLLLASGMARDWPDARGIWHNDNKTFLVWINEEDHLRVISMQKGGNMKEVFTRFCTGLTQIETLFKSKNYEFMWNPHLGYILTCPSNLGTGLRAGVHIKLPHLGKHEKFSEVLKRLRLQKRGTGGVDTAAVGGVFDVSNADRLGFSEVELVQMVVDGVKLLIEMEQRLEQGQAIDDLMPAQK, from the exons aTGCCCTTCTCCAATGGCCACAATGCGTTGAAGCTGCGCTTCCCTGCCGAGGATGAGTTCCCCGACCTGAGCGTCCACAACAACCACATGGCCAAAGTGCTGACCCCCGAGCTGTACGCAGAGCTGCGCGCCAAGAGCACGCCAAGCGGCTTCACGCTGGACGACGTCATTCAGACTGGCGTGGACAACCCGG GCCACCCGTACATCATGACCGTGGGCTGCGTGGCGGGCGACGAGGAGTCGTACGAGGTGTTCAAGGCACTTTTCGACCCCATAATCGAGGACCGGCACGGCGGCTACCAGCCCAGCGATGAACACAAGACCGACCTAAACCCGGACAACCTGCAG GGCGGCGATGACCTGGACCCCAACTACGTGCTGAGCTCGCGGGTGCGCACGGGCCGCAGCATCCGCGGCTTCTGCCTTCCCCCGCACTGCAGCCGCGGGGAGCGCCGGGCCATCGAGAAGCTCGCGGTGGAAG CCCTGTCGAGCCTAGACGGCGACCTGGCGGGCAGGTACTACGCGCTCAAGAGCATGACCGAGGCGGAGCAGCAGCAACTCATCGACGACCACTTCCTCTTCGACAAGCCGGTGTCGCCCCTGCTGCTGGCCTCGGGCATGGCCCGCGACTGGCCGGACGCCCGCGGCATCTG GCACAATGACAATAAGACTTTCCTGGTGTGGATCAATGAGGAGGACCACCTGAGGGTCATCTCCATGCAGAAGGGGGGCAACATGAAGGAGGTGTTCACTCGCTTCTGCACTGGCCTCACCCAG ATTGAAACTCTCTTCAAGTCCAAGAACTACGAGTTCATGTGGAACCCTCACCTGGGCTACATCCTTACCTGCCCTTCCAACCTGGGCACAGGGCTGAGGGCAGGTGTGCACATCAAGCTGCCCCACCTGGGCAAGCACGAGAAGTTCTCTGAGGTGCTCAAGCGGCTTCGGCTTCAGAAGCGGGGCACAG GTGGTGTGGACACGGCTGCTGTGGGCGGGGTTTTTGACGTCTCCAATGCAGACCGCCTGGGCTTCTCCGAGGTAGAGCTGGTGCAGATGGTGGTGGATGGAGTGAAGCTGCTCATTGAGATGGAGCAGCGGCTGGAGCAGGGCCAGGCCATTGACGACCTCATGCCTGCCCAGAAGTGA